One window from the genome of Bradyrhizobium xenonodulans encodes:
- a CDS encoding NYN domain-containing protein: protein MPSELRSPRLAVLIDADNASAKIADGLFEEIAKIGEASVRRIYGDFSNARSRGWADILSKHAIIPQQQFAYTTGKNASDITLVIDAMDLLHSGRFDGFCLVSSDSDFTRLAARIREQGVDVFGFGEQKTPESFRQACRRFVYTENLLAAPANTQDAASRSAPLQPPDAATPIIKKVITQLESEDGWVALGEVGRQLANLASDFDPRTFGFRKLSDLVRKTNSFEIDEPKGRSMRIRVKAAAAPPPKRRNSRRPPRTGAAGGTAPKA from the coding sequence ATGCCATCGGAACTTCGCTCGCCCCGTCTCGCCGTCCTGATCGATGCCGACAATGCTTCCGCGAAGATTGCGGACGGACTGTTCGAGGAGATCGCCAAGATCGGCGAGGCCAGCGTTCGTCGCATCTACGGCGACTTCTCCAATGCGCGATCCAGGGGATGGGCCGACATTCTGTCGAAACACGCCATCATCCCGCAGCAGCAGTTCGCCTATACGACGGGCAAGAATGCGTCCGACATAACCCTCGTCATTGACGCAATGGATTTGCTCCACAGCGGCCGGTTCGATGGCTTTTGCCTGGTGTCATCCGACAGCGACTTCACCCGTCTGGCCGCCCGCATCCGGGAACAGGGCGTCGACGTTTTCGGGTTCGGCGAGCAGAAGACGCCGGAAAGCTTCCGGCAGGCCTGCCGGAGGTTTGTTTACACCGAGAATTTGCTGGCCGCCCCAGCGAACACCCAGGATGCCGCCTCGAGGTCGGCGCCGCTTCAGCCGCCTGATGCCGCCACGCCCATCATCAAGAAGGTCATTACCCAGCTGGAGAGCGAGGACGGCTGGGTCGCGCTCGGTGAGGTCGGACGGCAGCTCGCCAATTTGGCGTCCGATTTCGATCCGAGAACGTTCGGTTTTCGCAAGCTGAGTGACCTCGTGCGAAAGACGAATTCATTCGAGATCGACGAGCCGAAGGGCCGATCGATGCGGATTCGGGTCAAGGCCGCCGCCGCACCACCGCCGAAAAGGCGGAACTCGCGCAGACCTCCCAGGACGGGGGCGGCAGGGGGCACGGCGCCTAAGGCGTAA